In the genome of Thermosphaera aggregans DSM 11486, one region contains:
- a CDS encoding proton-conducting transporter membrane subunit, with translation MLAKTYIVLTIMLSAMGALIVDSHPRFSKILRILGFLVPGLFFLAGVVELLWFQPYFILLSMIAAIGLTLHTEGYYRVIYGKVMYQQLVTDVMLSLVILLFSSETLIEVITLWIVLELVSVLLILMERGYENYPVAIKYLVFCATPGDISILSIWVLASQKYGFIESLLIPLTELSQTSMSVGLLESIILVIGFLTKLGQFPLHSWLPTAYYHAPSPGTSVMSGLLSKMGAFSLFIVISMFSLDPAVFYIMMAQGIVTSLYGYLMTTVQTDVKKVIVYSSLGHMGIVTMLFALYGLVRQPIIQTLIVVYVVYHGIAKALGFVNISIMEQLANTHELYKLGYLGLVSPNALNIAFLTFLNLTGFPPTPGFIVKFLLIFTTLSLVLTGSLLALPVLAIVSFSTVLTVIYMSKFIAAYTSSIKPPLKIPPKNLNEPELIGDYFLSFFTIILSYLLLYVFPADFWVYILLFLTALTTPLAILISVRNLKEAKEEKEQWLSGVEA, from the coding sequence ATGCTGGCTAAAACATACATAGTACTCACCATAATGCTCTCAGCCATGGGAGCCCTCATAGTGGACTCCCACCCCAGGTTTTCAAAGATTTTGAGAATCCTCGGATTCCTCGTTCCCGGCTTATTTTTCCTCGCAGGGGTAGTAGAGCTTTTATGGTTCCAGCCGTATTTCATACTTCTTTCCATGATAGCAGCAATAGGTTTAACCCTGCACACCGAGGGTTACTACAGAGTGATATATGGTAAGGTGATGTATCAGCAACTTGTAACGGACGTTATGCTCTCCCTGGTCATACTGTTATTCTCCTCTGAAACCCTCATCGAAGTGATAACGCTCTGGATAGTTCTTGAATTGGTTTCAGTCCTCCTCATATTAATGGAGAGAGGGTATGAGAATTACCCGGTAGCAATAAAATACCTTGTTTTTTGTGCGACACCGGGCGATATCTCAATACTGTCGATATGGGTGCTCGCTTCTCAGAAATACGGCTTCATAGAGTCATTGCTAATCCCGTTGACCGAGCTCTCTCAAACCAGCATGAGTGTTGGACTCCTAGAATCAATAATTCTTGTAATAGGTTTTCTAACCAAGCTTGGCCAATTCCCACTTCACTCATGGCTTCCAACAGCCTACTACCACGCGCCCTCCCCAGGCACCTCTGTGATGAGCGGGTTGCTTTCGAAAATGGGCGCTTTCTCACTATTCATAGTGATTTCAATGTTCAGCCTAGACCCAGCAGTATTCTACATTATGATGGCGCAGGGTATTGTCACATCCTTGTACGGCTACTTGATGACTACTGTTCAAACAGATGTTAAAAAAGTGATAGTGTACAGCTCACTGGGGCACATGGGCATAGTTACAATGCTTTTCGCGCTCTACGGCTTGGTCAGGCAACCCATCATACAGACTTTGATAGTCGTATACGTTGTATACCATGGCATAGCCAAAGCACTGGGTTTCGTCAACATTTCAATAATGGAGCAGCTCGCAAACACTCACGAGCTCTACAAGCTAGGCTACCTTGGCCTTGTCTCCCCGAACGCGCTTAACATAGCCTTCTTAACATTCCTCAACTTAACAGGATTCCCTCCAACCCCTGGTTTCATCGTGAAATTCCTGCTGATATTCACTACGCTATCCCTTGTTTTAACAGGGAGTCTGCTAGCCCTCCCAGTGCTCGCGATAGTTAGTTTCTCAACCGTGCTGACCGTGATCTACATGAGCAAGTTCATAGCAGCCTATACATCATCCATTAAGCCGCCTTTGAAAATCCCGCCCAAAAACCTCAATGAGCCAGAGCTAATTGGAGACTACTTCCTCTCCTTCTTTACAATAATCCTTTCCTACCTCCTACTCTACGTATTCCCGGCTGACTTCTGGGTTTACATACTTCTATTCCTCACTGCTTTAACAACCCCGCTAGCCATACTAATATCCGTGCGAAACTTGAAAGAAGCTAAAGAGGAGAAGGAGCAGTGGTTATCGGGTGTTGAGGCATGA
- a CDS encoding complex I subunit 5 family protein, which yields MDVYALIFFYILGAMVFILPSFKKGFSTTQILLLKISSAILLAIGVYGLYANGTLDIFGAVLAVSTIVSGSIISLYAYDYFRINNYSASASILLDLLIISLTMTYSSFNILALAAFWTISEVLAYALIKEGEEHSYEGSLTSSRGFIFTSTLTFEVTVFTMIITSVLLVAGAMSFQNLLKGFPDLATVKTTVPAYLIPLLIAGFVTKAATVPLHFWLPSAHSAAPSPASAILSGVMTPLGFLGLYRVVSLVDFGEYEPIIAFYLIVSGIFSIIYGGLQATWQRDGKKMLAYATISTNGFISLIFALYLLYPGEYVFLALLTSIVMHTAYKTTLFAEIGLVEYVYGSRYIHGLHGVSTLMPLSSIGGLLAVFTMLGVPGTIGFTSKVLSVYAILYQGLDLAKTIILIGIAFYIATSISISINYFKIYLRKGKGVLQPVNHIGTRPQVVILALGTLNVLYNFTILISGFTTIALVVSFTMIVPVLTAALFSITVREVSPLEHAG from the coding sequence ATGGACGTGTATGCATTAATCTTTTTCTACATCCTAGGTGCAATGGTTTTCATCTTACCCAGCTTTAAAAAAGGTTTTTCAACCACTCAAATATTGCTTCTAAAAATCTCCTCCGCCATTCTTTTAGCCATCGGTGTCTACGGGTTATATGCTAATGGCACACTCGATATTTTCGGGGCAGTCCTGGCTGTCTCAACCATTGTCTCGGGAAGCATTATCTCCCTCTACGCCTACGATTACTTCAGAATCAACAACTACTCGGCGTCAGCCAGTATTCTACTCGATCTTCTAATAATCTCTTTGACCATGACCTATTCCTCATTCAACATACTAGCTCTCGCCGCCTTCTGGACGATATCCGAAGTCCTAGCATATGCTTTGATAAAAGAAGGGGAAGAACACTCTTACGAGGGCTCCCTCACTTCGAGCAGAGGTTTCATATTTACTTCAACACTAACTTTCGAAGTAACGGTCTTCACAATGATTATTACATCAGTACTGCTGGTCGCAGGAGCGATGAGTTTTCAAAACCTTTTAAAAGGCTTCCCAGACCTCGCAACTGTCAAGACAACTGTTCCAGCATACCTTATACCACTGCTAATAGCAGGTTTCGTGACCAAGGCTGCGACCGTGCCGTTACACTTCTGGCTTCCAAGTGCACACTCAGCAGCACCCTCCCCCGCGTCAGCAATCCTAAGCGGTGTCATGACGCCTTTGGGCTTCCTAGGCTTGTACAGGGTTGTAAGTCTGGTTGACTTTGGAGAGTACGAGCCCATCATAGCTTTTTACCTCATCGTGTCTGGCATATTCTCAATAATATACGGAGGATTGCAGGCTACGTGGCAGAGGGATGGTAAGAAGATGCTGGCGTACGCGACAATATCAACCAACGGGTTTATCAGCCTAATATTCGCACTCTACCTTTTATACCCCGGCGAATACGTCTTCCTCGCCTTGCTGACATCAATAGTAATGCACACAGCCTACAAGACTACATTGTTCGCTGAAATCGGTTTAGTAGAGTACGTGTATGGTAGCAGGTACATCCACGGGTTACATGGGGTTTCAACGCTCATGCCGTTGTCATCTATAGGAGGACTGCTAGCCGTATTCACCATGCTCGGAGTCCCAGGAACCATTGGGTTTACTTCAAAAGTTTTGAGCGTTTACGCAATCCTATACCAGGGTTTGGACCTGGCGAAAACAATTATTCTTATAGGTATAGCGTTCTATATTGCAACTTCAATATCGATAAGCATAAATTACTTCAAAATATACCTCAGGAAGGGAAAGGGCGTGCTCCAGCCTGTTAACCACATTGGTACGAGACCACAGGTTGTCATTCTCGCACTTGGAACACTCAACGTCCTCTACAACTTCACAATACTCATATCGGGGTTCACAACAATAGCCCTCGTAGTATCGTTCACCATGATAGTGCCTGTTCTAACAGCAGCATTATTTTCAATCACTGTTAGAGAGGTGAGCCCGCTTGAACATGCTGGCTAA
- a CDS encoding NADH-quinone oxidoreductase subunit H: protein MLDVILVGVVSGAMLVLPLLLDGMERKVKAAIQTRIGPPVTQTLYDFLKLMGKEVKPFTGSALATYMVLLTILLQISSLIALNYFIIAERNFQILFAGLALFLVAQASSAMTPLLIPNPFSQIGGYREVIVSLVNEFTMILSIGAISFILGEEAASPYTYIGLLSAMITLFITSYVSTGRPPFDIAEAEVELASGIFVEFSGPLLATYIYAMLTRRLLAKMIPLVIILQSLTSPGLLTSLILVPLLVVTWLVYGVAATVVGRIRIDMAPVSLLKLYIPLMALSITGLLIGVYYA from the coding sequence GTGCTCGATGTAATATTAGTAGGGGTTGTGTCGGGCGCGATGCTCGTACTACCCTTACTGCTGGACGGGATGGAGAGGAAGGTTAAAGCAGCTATTCAAACACGCATAGGGCCCCCAGTAACCCAAACGCTATACGATTTCCTCAAACTCATGGGTAAGGAGGTTAAACCTTTCACTGGCTCTGCCCTGGCAACCTACATGGTTCTGTTGACTATTCTTCTTCAGATATCATCATTGATTGCTTTAAACTATTTCATCATTGCTGAGAGAAACTTCCAAATCCTGTTCGCCGGGCTAGCATTATTCCTTGTAGCCCAAGCCTCGAGCGCCATGACACCCCTCCTCATTCCAAACCCGTTCTCTCAGATAGGAGGTTATAGAGAGGTTATTGTCTCGCTTGTAAACGAGTTTACCATGATACTTTCAATTGGCGCAATATCTTTCATACTGGGAGAGGAAGCCGCATCCCCGTATACTTACATAGGACTGCTATCAGCCATGATAACGTTGTTTATAACAAGCTATGTTAGCACAGGACGCCCGCCCTTCGACATTGCTGAAGCAGAGGTTGAGCTTGCATCCGGGATTTTCGTAGAGTTCAGCGGACCCCTGCTTGCAACATATATCTACGCCATGTTAACTAGGAGGCTTCTCGCGAAAATGATCCCCCTCGTGATCATTCTGCAATCCCTGACAAGCCCGGGACTCCTAACATCCCTAATACTGGTTCCACTATTAGTTGTGACATGGCTCGTTTACGGAGTTGCCGCTACAGTAGTTGGGAGAATCAGGATAGATATGGCGCCTGTAAGCCTCCTCAAGCTTTATATACCTTTAATGGCATTATCTATAACAGGGTTATTGATAGGTGTATACTATGCTTAG
- a CDS encoding 4Fe-4S dicluster domain-containing protein, translating into MSLDNPSTSHQRYLRIIDIGTCIGCGACEAACDFIHDGKPYIKVYRTSLGLEIPVSCLHCAKAPCIDVCPTGAMTRDKEGAVYVIPSKCIGCMACLYACPFGIPQLDKGLRISTKCDLCYDQRKKGLEPGCSSLCPTGAIVYSAEPEVFDIAKKKTAESWAKARYESLK; encoded by the coding sequence ATGAGCTTGGATAACCCCTCCACATCTCACCAAAGATATCTCAGGATAATAGACATAGGAACTTGCATAGGATGCGGAGCATGTGAGGCAGCATGCGACTTCATCCATGATGGGAAACCGTACATCAAGGTCTACAGGACCTCGCTAGGCCTTGAAATCCCGGTTTCATGCCTCCACTGCGCTAAGGCTCCTTGCATAGACGTGTGCCCCACAGGAGCTATGACGAGAGACAAAGAGGGCGCTGTATACGTCATACCCAGCAAGTGCATAGGCTGCATGGCATGCTTATATGCATGCCCATTCGGCATACCCCAGCTTGACAAGGGGCTGAGAATATCCACAAAGTGCGACCTATGCTATGATCAAAGGAAGAAAGGGCTTGAGCCAGGCTGTAGCTCGCTGTGTCCGACAGGGGCGATAGTATACTCCGCTGAGCCCGAAGTGTTCGATATAGCCAAGAAGAAAACTGCTGAATCATGGGCTAAGGCAAGGTATGAATCCCTCAAGTAG
- a CDS encoding FAD-dependent oxidoreductase, with protein MSDYIKYAFMCKERPPSNNLKVAIIGAGPAGLAAAGYLSCHGYEITVYDKQPLPGGLMLFAIPPWRIPRHRVLLGVKELEEKFGVSFSTRTKVFTGEEKHHEEGDMFVEKKISLEEVVNNHDLVLITTGTWVSKIPRLPGSNVKGVTSALEYVYGFRLFELKLIDRKPKPGRKVVVIGGGYSAVDAAEQALREGAESYLLYRRTINEAPAGIFEIERVQRMGVEFQELVAPVEILAENGWVKGIKMQKMRLGPPDETGRPQPVPIEGSEFIIEADTVVFATGETATPPLSPSEEVLNKLGIKLSKSNTIIVNERYQTGNPKVFAAGDVVTGPSKIGPATRSGLYAARFMHSWIQAKLVKQPLAR; from the coding sequence TTGAGTGATTACATTAAATACGCATTTATGTGTAAGGAGAGGCCGCCGTCAAATAATTTAAAAGTAGCAATCATAGGGGCCGGACCCGCCGGCTTAGCTGCAGCAGGATACTTGTCATGCCATGGCTACGAGATAACAGTCTACGATAAGCAACCGTTACCGGGAGGATTGATGTTATTCGCGATTCCTCCCTGGAGAATACCCAGGCATAGAGTATTGCTCGGCGTTAAAGAGCTTGAGGAGAAGTTCGGGGTAAGCTTCTCAACCAGAACCAAGGTTTTCACAGGCGAGGAGAAACATCACGAGGAAGGTGACATGTTCGTTGAAAAGAAAATAAGCCTCGAGGAGGTTGTGAACAACCACGACCTAGTATTGATAACCACGGGGACATGGGTTTCCAAGATACCGCGCCTCCCAGGCTCCAACGTGAAAGGCGTTACCTCAGCGCTCGAATACGTATATGGTTTCAGGCTTTTCGAGTTAAAACTGATCGATAGGAAGCCGAAGCCGGGCAGGAAGGTTGTGGTGATCGGGGGAGGGTACAGCGCAGTGGATGCCGCGGAGCAGGCGCTTAGGGAAGGCGCTGAGTCATACCTCCTTTACAGGAGAACCATAAACGAAGCACCAGCTGGGATTTTCGAGATAGAAAGGGTTCAGAGAATGGGCGTGGAGTTCCAGGAGCTGGTGGCCCCAGTTGAGATACTGGCTGAAAACGGGTGGGTGAAGGGTATTAAAATGCAGAAGATGAGGCTCGGCCCGCCCGACGAGACAGGTAGGCCCCAGCCCGTGCCGATCGAGGGCTCCGAGTTCATAATAGAGGCTGACACGGTGGTTTTCGCGACAGGGGAGACGGCAACACCTCCATTAAGCCCTAGCGAGGAGGTTTTGAACAAGCTCGGGATAAAACTATCCAAGAGCAATACGATAATAGTTAATGAAAGATATCAGACGGGCAACCCGAAAGTCTTCGCAGCAGGCGACGTGGTCACCGGTCCGAGTAAAATAGGCCCTGCAACTAGAAGCGGCCTCTACGCGGCAAGGTTCATGCACAGCTGGATCCAGGCAAAACTAGTTAAGCAACCCCTCGCGAGGTGA